The region TGATCCATGAAGCTTGAGACCTTCTTATCACAAAAAAAGTCCGCCATCCTTGAAAAATGGCTTAACCTGCTGCTTGATTCATATCCTTCTGAAAGTTCAGCGTTATTCAAGAAAAACAAAGATCCATTTTCCAATCCCATGGGGCACACGTTCTCTCAAGAGATGGCGTCCATCTATGACGCACTCTTGAAAGGGACTGATTTTAGTCAGGATCCGTCTTCCGCCGAGATGTTGATCAAGATCCGGGCGGTTCAGGATTTTTCAGCATCTGAGGCCGTCTCCTTTGTCTTCTCACTCAAAAAGGTGATCCGGGAGGAACTGGGAGAGATGATCGGCGAGGATGGGGTGCAGGCGGAGTTGCAGGCCTTGGACTCCCGCATAGACGATCTTGCCCTGGTCTGTTTCGACCACTATATGAAATCCAGGGAGATGATCTATGAACTCAAGGCAAATGAAATAAAGGAAAGGGCATACACGCTCCTGAAAAGAGCGAACATGATGTGTGAGACCACCGGCTCGTAAAGAGCCCGGTCCATTCCAATCATTTGTTTAACATAAAGCGAGGTAAAAATTCATGGGAGTTCTATCCGCCCTCATCTCAGTGATGGTACTCGTTTTATTGGCCTACGTGGGAGTGAACCGGGGAGGCTTGAATTACCTCTTCGGGGTGACCATCCCTTATGCGGCCGTTCTCATATTCTTTCTCGGGTTCATCTACCGCATGGTCCAGTGGGCGCGCTCCCCGGTTCCTTTCCGGATCCCAACCACGTGCGGCCAGCAGAAAACCCTCCCCTGGATCAAGCAAGACAAACTCGAAAGCCCGTCCGACACCATCAGCGTGCTCGCAAGGATGTTCCTTGAGGTCTTTTTCTTCCGTTCCCTTTTCAGAAACACTCGGGCTGAACTAAGAGAAGGTAAAAGGCTTGTCTATGGCTCTTCCAAATGGCTCTGGATGGCCGGGATGGCCTTTCATTGGTGTTTCCTCATCATTTTCATCAGGCACTTGAGATTCTTCACCATGCCGATCCCCGCTCCCCTGCACATGATCGAGGGGATGGACGGCCTCCTTCAGATCGGCGTGCCGAGGCTCTATATGACCGACCTCATCTTTCTGGCGGCGGTCGCCTTCCTTTTCTTAAGAAGGGTGGTCATCCCGCAGGTGCGTTACATTTCCCTTCCCGCGGACTACTTCCCCCTCTTCCTGATTCTGGCTATCGGAACGAGCGGGGTCCTGATGAGATACTTCACCAAGGTGGATATTGCGGCCGTCAAGGATCTCACCGTGGGTCTTGCAACCCTGCATCCCCATATCCCGGGGGTGCAGATCGGAAGCATCTTCTACATTCATCTCTTTCTTGTGAGCGCGCTCTTCATCTATTTTCCGTTCAGTAAACTCATGCATCTGGGGGGCGTTTTCTTGAGTCCCACGAGAAATCTGGCGAACAACAACCGCATGGTCAGGCACGTCAACCCCTGGAATTATCCGGTCAAGGTCCATACCTACGAAGAGTATGAAGATGAATTCAGGGCAAAGATGATTAAAGCCCACATTCCCGTAGAGAAGGAATAAGCGATGGCAGATAAACTTCCGACACCGGCAGAAATGAAGATAGACCACACGCCTCCAAAGACCGGGTGGATGGACACGCCCTTTGAATTCAGAAAGGGGACTTGGTGTTACAGCGCGAAGCCCAAGAGTATTGAGTATCTCGGGTTCCCCAATCCCCGGGAATGGTCCCCGCCGGATGAGGACTGGAAACTTCCGGAGAACTGGGAGGAGATCATCCACAAAGGGTTCAAGGAACGGCTCGGCAAGTTCCGTTCCTTCAAACTCTTCATGGATGTCTGTGTCCGGTGCGGCGCCTGCGCCGACAAGTGCCATTTTTTCCTTGGAAGCGGTGATCCCAAGAATATGCCGGTCCTCAGGGCCGAACTGCTCCGGTCGGTGTACCGCAAAGATTTCACCGCGGCCGGAAAGCTGCTCGGGAAAGCGGCCGGGGCGAGAAAGCTCACCGTGCAGGTGCTGAAAGAGTGGTTCTACTATTTCTACCAGTGCTCAGAGTGCCGCCGCTGTTCGGTCTTCTGCCCCTACGGCATTGATACGGCCGAGATTACCATGATGGCAAGGGAACTCATGCATCTCGTGGGTGTGAACATCAACTGGATCCTCGATCCTGCGGCCAGCTGTTTCAGGACGGGGAACCATCTCGGTCTGGAGCCTCACTCCTTCAAAGACAGCATCGAATCCCTGCTGGACGACGTGGAGGAGATTACAGGCATCCGGGTAGCCCCGTCCTTCAACCGCAAGGGGGCCGAGATCCTCTTCATCACCCCTTCCGCGGACGTCTTCGCCGATCCGGGAATCTATACCTTTATGGGATATCTCCTCCTCTTCCATCATATCGGGCTCGACTACACCATCAGCACCTACGCCTCCGAAGGGGGGAACTTCGGCCTGTTCACCTCAAACGAGATGATGAAACGGCTCAACGCCAAGATGTACGCGGAAGCCAAGCGGCTGGGTGTGAAGTGGATCCTGGGCGGGGAGTGCGGTCATATGTGGCGGGTCGTCCATCAGTACATGGATACCATGAACGGGCCCGCGGATTTTCTGGAGGAGCCGGTCTCCCCGATCACCGGGACGAAATTCGAGAATGCGAAATCCACCAAGATGGTGCACATCACCGAGTTCACCGCGGATCTGATCAAAAACGGCAAACTTAAACTCGATCCGAGCCGCAACGACCACCGGAAGGTGACGTTCCACGATTCCTGCAATCCTGCAAGGGCCATGGGTATCTTTGAAGAGCCCCGCTACGTCCTGAAGAGCGTGTGCAATCATTTCCATGAGATGCCGGAGAATACCATCCGGGAGCAGACCTTCTGCTGCGGGGCCGGTTCCGGGCTGAATACCGAGGAGTTCATGGAGATGAGGCTCCGGGGCGGGCTCCCCAGGGCGAATGCCGTGAAGTACGTGGCGGAAAAACACGGCGTGAACCTGCTTACCTGTATCTGTGCGATCGACCGGGCCGTGCTTCCTCCCCTGATGAGATACTGGGTTCCCGGAGTCGAGGTCAGCGGCGTGCACGAACTGGTGGGGAATGCCCTGATCATGGATGGCGAAAAGAAGAGGACGACCGGTTTGCGTGAAGAGCCTCTTGAAGGCGTAGAGGAGGACGAAGCCGATGTATGATGCCGGGAAAATTATCGCCGGGTTGCTGATCTTTATCGGTGTGATGACGTTTCCTCTCTGGTACAACATGGGGAAGGCCTCGCCGGCGCCGGAGCCGGAACTCTCGCAAAAGGCCAAGCAGGAAAAGGAGTGCGTGGAACCCAAGTCATTCATGAAGACCAAGCATATGCAGTTGCTGAACCAATGGCGTGATTCGGCCGTGCGGGAAGACATGCGGGTCTATGTAGGATCCAACGGGAAGTCTCACGATATCAGCCTCCAGAACACCTGTCTTAACTGTCATTCCAACAAAGACAAATTCTGCGACAAGTGCCACGATTTTGTGGGGGTTACACAACTCTACTGCTGGGATTGCCATCTTGAGCCGAAGGAGAAGGAGTTATGGGCTGCAAAAGACGTGAATTTTTAAAGATCGCCGGACTCTCTACCCTGGCGGGCCTTGCGGGCAAATCGGCCTATGAACTGCTTGCTCCGGGTCAGCTTGAGGCCTCAGAGTTCATGTCGGGCGGGCAGGCCCTGAAGGCCGAACGCTGGGCCATGGTGATTAATATGAAAAAGTGTTCCGAACAGGAAGAGTGCCGGGACTGCGTTGACGTCTGCCGGCATGTCCACAACATCCCGGATTTCAAGAACCCCAAAGATGAGATCAAGTGGATCTGGAAGGCCCCGTTCCAGCATGCCTTTCCCGAGCAGGAGAGTGAGTTTGTCGAGGAAAAACTCAAGGAACTCCCTTTCATCGTTCTCTGCAACCACTGTAAGAATCCGCCGTGCGTCCGGGTCTGTCCCACACAGGCGACCTTCAAGAGGAAAAAGGACGGGGTGGTCATGATGGATTACCACCGCTGTATCGGGTGCCGCTTCTGCATGGCGGCCTGCCCCTATGGTTCAAGAAGCTTCAACTGGAGAGATCCCCGGCCTTTTGTCAACAAGGATGAAGGAAATCCGGAATACCCCACGAGGACCAAGGGCGTTGTGGAGAAATGCACCTTCTGCGACGAAAGGCTTGCCGTAGGCAAGATCCCGGCCTGTGTAGAGGCCTGTAAGGAGAAGGCGCTGGTCTTTGGTGAT is a window of Nitrospirae bacterium CG2_30_53_67 DNA encoding:
- a CDS encoding menaquinol oxidoreductase, translating into MGVLSALISVMVLVLLAYVGVNRGGLNYLFGVTIPYAAVLIFFLGFIYRMVQWARSPVPFRIPTTCGQQKTLPWIKQDKLESPSDTISVLARMFLEVFFFRSLFRNTRAELREGKRLVYGSSKWLWMAGMAFHWCFLIIFIRHLRFFTMPIPAPLHMIEGMDGLLQIGVPRLYMTDLIFLAAVAFLFLRRVVIPQVRYISLPADYFPLFLILAIGTSGVLMRYFTKVDIAAVKDLTVGLATLHPHIPGVQIGSIFYIHLFLVSALFIYFPFSKLMHLGGVFLSPTRNLANNNRMVRHVNPWNYPVKVHTYEEYEDEFRAKMIKAHIPVEKE
- a CDS encoding menaquinol oxidoreductase, which produces MADKLPTPAEMKIDHTPPKTGWMDTPFEFRKGTWCYSAKPKSIEYLGFPNPREWSPPDEDWKLPENWEEIIHKGFKERLGKFRSFKLFMDVCVRCGACADKCHFFLGSGDPKNMPVLRAELLRSVYRKDFTAAGKLLGKAAGARKLTVQVLKEWFYYFYQCSECRRCSVFCPYGIDTAEITMMARELMHLVGVNINWILDPAASCFRTGNHLGLEPHSFKDSIESLLDDVEEITGIRVAPSFNRKGAEILFITPSADVFADPGIYTFMGYLLLFHHIGLDYTISTYASEGGNFGLFTSNEMMKRLNAKMYAEAKRLGVKWILGGECGHMWRVVHQYMDTMNGPADFLEEPVSPITGTKFENAKSTKMVHITEFTADLIKNGKLKLDPSRNDHRKVTFHDSCNPARAMGIFEEPRYVLKSVCNHFHEMPENTIREQTFCCGAGSGLNTEEFMEMRLRGGLPRANAVKYVAEKHGVNLLTCICAIDRAVLPPLMRYWVPGVEVSGVHELVGNALIMDGEKKRTTGLREEPLEGVEEDEADV
- a CDS encoding 4Fe-4S ferredoxin produces the protein MGCKRREFLKIAGLSTLAGLAGKSAYELLAPGQLEASEFMSGGQALKAERWAMVINMKKCSEQEECRDCVDVCRHVHNIPDFKNPKDEIKWIWKAPFQHAFPEQESEFVEEKLKELPFIVLCNHCKNPPCVRVCPTQATFKRKKDGVVMMDYHRCIGCRFCMAACPYGSRSFNWRDPRPFVNKDEGNPEYPTRTKGVVEKCTFCDERLAVGKIPACVEACKEKALVFGDLEDPNSEVRELLRANYSIRRKPELGTEPSVFYIV